One window of the Camelina sativa cultivar DH55 chromosome 1, Cs, whole genome shotgun sequence genome contains the following:
- the LOC104736394 gene encoding protein SPIRAL1-like 3 isoform X1, protein MIQRSCKMGKARGVNNGVNESSLGYLFGSGQPSSTAAAAMGTTTTTTTTTTTDGTGGRPITTTTTTVTDNKKTSAGVRGSPNNYFRSEGQNCGNFLTDRPSTKVHAAPGGGSSLGYLFGGPSPAGSGNK, encoded by the exons ATGATTCAACg ATCTTGCAAGATGGGTAAAGCAAGAGGAGTGAACAATGGTGTTAATGAAAGTTCTCTCGGCTATCTCTTTGGTTCCGGTCAGCCTTCTTCCACCGCCGCAGCCGCAATGGGGACTACTACGACTACGACCACCACAACTACCACCGATGGAACCGGAGGGAGACCGATTACCACCACGACTACTACGGTGACTGACAACAAGAAGACATCTGCTGGTGTTAGAGGAAGCCCTAATAACTACTTCAGATCAGAAGGCCAAAACTGTGGAAACTTTCTCACG GACAGGCCATCTACTAAGGTTCATGCAGCTCCTGGTGGAGGATCTTCTCTTGGTTACCTGTTTGGAGGACCAAGTCCTGCTGGATCTGGAAACAAATAA
- the LOC104733045 gene encoding protein LONGIFOLIA 2 isoform X2, whose amino-acid sequence MESDKETERSSTKKKKSAAKEKHRVSSESSSRPSFSSSPRSSSFSSAEVSTTASQFDPPGENLIREQNNGGLMIPYDLKELVKGSINREIRTRGEEAAFTQQQQPNSARTSLLLLKDSSLRSPCRSSNEWNEGRGMPVRFKESHRLSYDEREMRNNGYKTGSKFKETPRLSLDSRSNSFRSPRADPPRSSCPEEPETISHRRSNSSVVAKLMGLEVMADNSDTEQRRENRFCDSPRPMSRVEPTALQRSRSVDSIKKIPASAASKFPMEPAPWKQMKAGDTALTVYGEIQKRLTQLEFKKSGKDLRALKQILEAMEKTQQLIDESRDENSTLTTTTPMQRTNQSVPAATSPARNFKSSIVLMKSAAPASTSSLSQNVGLPNVKVGNSKQTRKVTSGKQNAMDLTPRPGLYKGQHDSTKSNSPKTLRSRPVLAADSCSMTKSGRSQQNSVSPRTQPKKLGFEKQSRPTTPKSESRKKQIGRQQTEVASPRRKQGLKPRSTLQQPDDHLSDASSDLRSLRSDSNISLGSNADIEVTSRHRLERNCDLPEQHTPRQRSSDFGIKQDRPSLKPLKVTIEQPSPVSVLDAAFDEEDSPSPVRKISLSFKEEDASRSEESEWINKPTSFCRSILFQGTTQPGSDLLECFPEDGTDFKSGDNEYILEILLASGLLRDLEYSMISFQLHQARLPINPGLFFILEQNKASNVTLPDSKYRGRGFRHEQTNATEKIRRKLVFDTVNEILAQRFTAEGCTKPRLTSNPLKKMEKISKEEKLLQTLCSEIDRLQQNNSKCLLEDDEEDIIWEDLQIQGMNLKEFEGETPGIVLDIERMIFRDLVNEVCFC is encoded by the exons ATGGAAAGTGATAAAGAAACG GAGAGGAGTagtaccaagaagaagaagtctgcAGCAAAAGAGAAGCATAGAGTCTCTTCTGAATCCTCTTCAAGGCCTTCGTTTTCCTCTTCTCCTCGCTCCTCGAGCTTCTCGTCTGCAGAAGTCAGTACCACAGCTTCTCAATTTGACCCGCCTGGTGAGAATCTGATCAGAGAGCAGAACAATGGTGGCCTGATGATACCATATGATCTAAAGGAGCTTGTGAAAGGCTCTATTAATAGAGAAATACGAACCAGAGGTGAAGAAGCAGCCTTCACTCAGCAGCAGCAGCCCAATTCAGCTCGAACTAGCTTGTTGCTTCTCAAAGACTCGTCATTGCGTTCACCATGTCGGAGTTCTAATGAGTGGAATGAAGGAAGAGGAATGCCTGTGAGGTTTAAGGAAAGCCATCGCCTTTCTTATGATGAGAGGGAGATGAGAAACAACGGATACAAGACGGGCTCGAAGTTCAAAGAGACACCGAGGTTGTCATTGGATAGTAGATCAAATTCCTTTAGGAGTCCGAGAGCAGATCCCCCGAGATCAAGTTGTCCAGAGGAACCCGAAACAATAAGTCACAGGAGATCGAACTCTAGTGTTGTTGCCAAATTGATGGGTCTTGAAGTCATGGCGGACAATTCTGATACGgaacagagaagagagaaccgGTTTTGTGATTCTCCAAGGCCAATGTCTAGAGTGGAACCAACAGCTCTACAGAGATCTAGAAGCGTTGATTCCATCAAGAAGATACCTGCTTCTGCTGCTTCCAAGTTTCCAATGGAACCAGCTCCATGGAAGCAAATGAAAGCAGGCGACACTGCACTGACGGTTTATGGCGAAATTCAGAAGCGGCTTACACAGTTGGAGTTTAAAAAGTCGGGAAAAGATCTCAGAGCTCTTAAGCAAATACTTGAGGCTATGGAGAAAACGCAGCAGTTAATAGATGAAAGCAGAGATGAAAACAGTACACTGACTACAACCACTCCTATGCAGAGAACCAACCAGTCAGTTCCAGCTGCAACAAGTCCAGCCAGGAACTTCAAATCTTCGATCGTTCTTATGAAATCGGCGGCTCCAGCTTCCACCTCTTCGCTGTCACAGAATGTCGGTTTACCAAATGTCAAGGTTGGAAACTCTAAACAAACCCGAAAAGTCACCTCGGGGAAGCAGAACGCGATGGATTTAACCCCAAGGCCAGGCCTTTACAAGGGCCAACACGATTCCACGAAGAGCAATAGCCCAAAAACATTACGGTCGAGGCCAGTTTTGGCTGCGGATTCTTGTTCCATGACCAAGTCAGGTAGGAGCCAACAGAACAGTGTCAGCCCAAGAACACAGCCAAAGAAGCTCGGGTTCGAGAAGCAGTCTCGACCCACAACTCCAAAATCAGAGTCACGCAAAAAGCAAATCGGAAGGCAACAGACAGAGGTAGCCTCCCCGAGAAGAAAACAGGGATTAAAGCCTCGCAGTACTCTTCAGCAACCTGATGACCATTTAAGTGATGCAAGCAGTGACTTGAGGAGTCTAAGATCTGACAGCAACATAAGCTTGGGGTCGAATGCTGACATCGAGGTTACAAGCAGACATAGGTTGGAGAGAAACTGTGACTTGCCAGAGCAGCACACCCCAAGACAAAGG AGTTCGGACTTTGGAATCAAACAAGACAGACCGTCCCTAAAACCTCTAAAAGTTACAATTGAACAACCGAGCCCTGTCTCAGTTCTTGATGCAGCCTTCGACGAAGAGGATTCACCGTCCCCTGTGAGGAAGATATCCCTTAGTTTTAAAG AGGAGGATGCTTCACGTTCTGAAGAATCTGAGTGGATAAACAAGCCTACCAGCTTCTGCAGATCCATACTTTTTCAGGGCACAACACAGCCAGGTTCTGATCTTCTCGAATGCTTCCCTGAAGACGGTACAGACTTCAAAAGCGGCGACAACGAGTACATCTTGGAGATATTGTTGGCGTCAGGGCTTCTAAGAGATCTCGAATACAGCATGATAAGCTTTCAGCTGCACCAAGCGCGCCTCCCGATCAATCCTGGTCTGTTCTTCATCCTGGAACAGAATAAGGCCAGCAATGTGACTCTACCGGACAGCAAATATAGAGGCAGAGGATTCAGACACGAGCAGACAAACGCGACAGAGAAAATCAGGAGAAAACTGGTCTTTGATACCGTGAACGAGATTCTAGCTCAGAGATTCACTGCAGAAGGCTGTACCAAACCACGTTTAACATCAAATCCACTCaaaaagatggagaaaatatcaaaagaagaaaaacttctGCAGACTCTGTGTTCAGAGATTGATAGGTTACAACAAAACAACTCCAAGTGTCTCTTGGAGGACGATGAGGAAGACATCATATGGGAGGACCTGCAAATTCAAGGCATGAACTTGAAAGAGTTTGAAGGAGAGACTCCAGGGATTGTGTTAGATATTGAGAGAATGATTTTCAGAGACTTAGTTAATGAAGTTTGCTTCTGCTAA
- the LOC104736394 gene encoding protein SPIRAL1-like 3 isoform X2 has translation MGKARGVNNGVNESSLGYLFGSGQPSSTAAAAMGTTTTTTTTTTTDGTGGRPITTTTTTVTDNKKTSAGVRGSPNNYFRSEGQNCGNFLTDRPSTKVHAAPGGGSSLGYLFGGPSPAGSGNK, from the exons ATGGGTAAAGCAAGAGGAGTGAACAATGGTGTTAATGAAAGTTCTCTCGGCTATCTCTTTGGTTCCGGTCAGCCTTCTTCCACCGCCGCAGCCGCAATGGGGACTACTACGACTACGACCACCACAACTACCACCGATGGAACCGGAGGGAGACCGATTACCACCACGACTACTACGGTGACTGACAACAAGAAGACATCTGCTGGTGTTAGAGGAAGCCCTAATAACTACTTCAGATCAGAAGGCCAAAACTGTGGAAACTTTCTCACG GACAGGCCATCTACTAAGGTTCATGCAGCTCCTGGTGGAGGATCTTCTCTTGGTTACCTGTTTGGAGGACCAAGTCCTGCTGGATCTGGAAACAAATAA
- the LOC104738418 gene encoding 60S ribosomal protein L39-2-like: MPSHKTFMIKKKLGKKMRQNRPIPNWIRLRTDNRIRYNAKRRHWRRTKLGF, from the exons ATG CCGTCGCACAAGACGTTCATGATCAAGAAGAAGCTGGGGAAGAAGATGAGACAGAACAGGCCAATCCCTAATTGGATCCGTCTCCGTACCGACAACAGGATCAG GTACAACGCTAAGCGTAGGCACTGGCGCCGTACCAAGCTTGGGTTCTAG
- the LOC104733045 gene encoding protein LONGIFOLIA 2 isoform X1: MSAKLLYNLSDENPNLNKQFGCMNGIFQVFYRQHCPARQVAVSGHVDKSLPPGERKDIVGETNMESDKETERSSTKKKKSAAKEKHRVSSESSSRPSFSSSPRSSSFSSAEVSTTASQFDPPGENLIREQNNGGLMIPYDLKELVKGSINREIRTRGEEAAFTQQQQPNSARTSLLLLKDSSLRSPCRSSNEWNEGRGMPVRFKESHRLSYDEREMRNNGYKTGSKFKETPRLSLDSRSNSFRSPRADPPRSSCPEEPETISHRRSNSSVVAKLMGLEVMADNSDTEQRRENRFCDSPRPMSRVEPTALQRSRSVDSIKKIPASAASKFPMEPAPWKQMKAGDTALTVYGEIQKRLTQLEFKKSGKDLRALKQILEAMEKTQQLIDESRDENSTLTTTTPMQRTNQSVPAATSPARNFKSSIVLMKSAAPASTSSLSQNVGLPNVKVGNSKQTRKVTSGKQNAMDLTPRPGLYKGQHDSTKSNSPKTLRSRPVLAADSCSMTNSGRSQQNSVSPRTQPKKLGFEKQSRPTTPKSESGKKQIGRQQTEVASPRRKQGLKPRSTLQQPDDRLSDASSDLRSLRSDSNISLGSNADIEVTSRHRLERNCDLPEQHTLRQRSSDFGIKQDRPSLKPLKVTIEQPSPVSVLDAAFDEEDSPSPVRKISLSFKEEDASRSEESEWINKPTSFCRSILFQGTTQPGSDLLECFPEDGTDFKSGDNEYILEILLASGLLRDLEYSMISFQLHQARLPINPGLFFILEQNKASYVTLPDSKYRGRGFRHEQTNATEKIRRKLVFDTVNEILAQRFTAEGCTKPRLTSNPLKKMEKISKEEKLLQTLCSEIDRLQQNNSKCLLEDDEEDIIWEDLQIQGMNLKEFEGETPGIVLDIERMIFRDLVNEVCFC; the protein is encoded by the exons atgtCTGCAAAACTTCTCTATAACTTGTCAGATGAGAATCCAAATCTTAATAAACAGTTTGGATGCATGAATGGGATCTTTCAAGTGTTTTACCGGCAACATTGTCCGGCGAGACAAGTCGCCGTCTCCGGCCACGTAGACAAGTCTTTGCCTCCAG gagaaagaaaagatatCGTCGGTGAAACTAACATGGAAAGTGATAAAGAAACG GAGAGGAGTagtaccaagaagaagaagtctgcAGCAAAAGAGAAGCATAGAGTCTCTTCTGAATCCTCTTCAAGGCCTTCGTTTTCCTCTTCTCCTCGCTCCTCGAGCTTCTCGTCTGCAGAAGTCAGTACCACAGCTTCTCAATTTGACCCGCCTGGTGAGAATCTGATCAGAGAGCAGAACAATGGTGGCCTGATGATACCATATGATCTAAAGGAGCTTGTGAAAGGCTCTATTAATAGAGAAATACGAACCAGAGGTGAAGAAGCAGCCTTCACTCAGCAGCAGCAGCCCAATTCAGCTCGAACTAGCTTGTTGCTTCTCAAAGACTCGTCATTGCGTTCACCATGTCGGAGTTCTAATGAGTGGAATGAAGGAAGAGGAATGCCTGTGAGGTTTAAGGAAAGCCATCGCCTTTCTTATGATGAGAGGGAGATGAGAAACAACGGATACAAGACGGGCTCGAAGTTCAAAGAGACACCGAGGTTGTCATTGGATAGTAGATCAAATTCCTTTAGGAGTCCGAGAGCAGATCCCCCGAGATCAAGTTGTCCAGAGGAACCCGAAACAATAAGTCACAGGAGATCGAACTCTAGTGTTGTTGCCAAATTGATGGGTCTTGAAGTCATGGCGGACAATTCTGATACGgaacagagaagagagaaccgGTTTTGTGATTCTCCAAGGCCAATGTCTAGAGTGGAACCAACAGCTCTACAGAGATCTAGAAGCGTTGATTCCATCAAGAAGATACCTGCTTCTGCTGCTTCCAAGTTTCCAATGGAACCAGCTCCATGGAAGCAAATGAAAGCAGGCGACACTGCACTGACGGTTTATGGCGAAATTCAGAAGCGGCTTACACAGTTGGAGTTTAAAAAGTCGGGAAAAGATCTCAGAGCTCTTAAGCAAATACTTGAGGCTATGGAGAAAACGCAGCAGTTAATAGATGAAAGCAGAGATGAAAACAGTACACTGACTACAACCACTCCTATGCAGAGAACCAACCAGTCAGTTCCAGCTGCAACAAGTCCAGCCAGGAACTTCAAATCTTCGATCGTTCTTATGAAATCGGCGGCTCCAGCTTCCACCTCTTCGCTGTCACAGAATGTCGGTTTACCAAATGTCAAGGTTGGAAACTCTAAACAAACCCGAAAAGTCACCTCGGGGAAGCAGAACGCGATGGATTTAACCCCAAGGCCAGGCCTTTACAAGGGCCAACACGATTCCACGAAGAGCAATAGCCCAAAAACATTACGGTCGAGGCCAGTTTTGGCTGCGGATTCTTGTTCCATGACCAACTCAGGTAGGAGCCAACAGAACAGTGTCAGCCCAAGAACACAGCCAAAGAAGCTCGGGTTCGAGAAGCAGTCTCGACCCACAACTCCAAAATCAGAGTCAGGCAAAAAGCAAATCGGAAGGCAACAGACAGAGGTAGCCTCCCCGAGAAGAAAACAGGGATTAAAGCCTCGCAGTACTCTTCAGCAACCTGATGACCGTTTAAGTGATGCAAGCAGTGACTTGAGGAGTCTAAGATCTGACAGCAACATAAGCTTGGGGTCGAATGCTGACATCGAGGTTACAAGCAGACATAGGTTGGAGAGAAACTGTGACTTGCCAGAGCAGCACACCCTAAGACAAAGG AGTTCGGACTTTGGAATCAAACAAGACAGACCGTCCCTAAAACCTCTAAAAGTTACAATTGAACAACCGAGCCCTGTCTCAGTTCTTGATGCAGCCTTCGACGAAGAGGATTCACCGTCCCCTGTGAGGAAGATATCCCTTAGTTTTAAAG AGGAGGATGCTTCACGTTCTGAAGAATCTGAGTGGATAAACAAGCCTACCAGCTTCTGCAGATCCATACTTTTTCAGGGCACAACACAGCCAGGTTCTGATCTTCTCGAATGCTTCCCTGAAGACGGTACAGACTTCAAAAGCGGCGACAACGAGTACATCTTGGAGATATTGTTGGCGTCAGGGCTTCTAAGAGATCTCGAATACAGCATGATAAGCTTTCAGCTGCACCAAGCGCGCCTCCCGATCAATCCTGGTCTGTTCTTCATCCTGGAACAGAATAAGGCCAGCTATGTGACTCTACCGGACAGCAAATATAGAGGCAGAGGATTCAGACACGAGCAGACAAACGCGACAGAGAAAATCAGGAGAAAACTGGTCTTTGATACCGTCAACGAGATTCTAGCTCAGAGATTCACTGCAGAAGGCTGTACCAAACCACGTTTAACATCAAATCCACTCaaaaagatggagaaaatatcaaaagaagaaaaacttctGCAGACTCTGTGTTCAGAGATTGATAGGTTACAACAAAACAACTCCAAGTGTCTCTTGGAGGACGATGAGGAAGACATCATATGGGAGGACCTGCAAATTCAAGGCATGAACTTGAAAGAGTTTGAAGGAGAGACTCCAGGGATTGTGTTAGATATTGAGAGAATGAT TTTCAGAGACTTAGTTAATGAAGTTTGCTTCTGCTAA
- the LOC104739251 gene encoding eukaryotic translation initiation factor 3 subunit M, whose protein sequence is MTTIVPTSEEDPFLAVVRFTSQLAWADAGPEAAEPEITRLCKEAEESIGAGKSLELATLMVTSAELVSSKISEKDLECTYTIICSLVKNVKSPEELLEMVKVISSKVAQQPSDKASLRLKILFNLYNLLDHPYARFQVYMKALTLAVDGKVTEYIVSSFKKIDNFLKEWNIDIKHQRELFLAIAYVLRENKSLVKESLTFLTKYLATFSNEEAQGLDEAKEEAVRAVIEFVKASSIFQCDLLDLPAVAQLEKDAKYAPVYQLLKIFLTQRLNAYTEFQIANSDFLQSYGLVDEDCLTKMRLLSLVDLASDESGKIPYASIKDTLEVNEEEVELWIVRAITAKLIDCKMDQMNQVVIVSRCSEREFGTKQWQSLRTKLATWRDNISNIITTIESNKVTEEGSQASSSSAVAIQGLTVR, encoded by the exons ATGACGACGATTGTTCCCACTTCCGAAGAAGATCCTTTTCTCGCTGTTGTCCGATTCACTTCCCAGCTCGCCTGGGCCGATGCTGGTCCCGAG GCTGCAGAACCAGAAATTACTAGGCTATGTAAGGAGGCTGAGGAGTCGATAGGAGCAGGGAAGTCGCTTGAATTGGCTACCTTAATGGTAACTTCTGCTGAATTGGTATCTTCCAAGATATCTGAGAAAG ATCTTGAGTGTACCTACACCATAATTTGTAGTCTTGTTAAGAATGTGAAAAGCCCTGAGGAACTCCTCGAAATGGTGAAAGTTATATCTTCCAAGGTTGCTCAACAACCGAGTGACAAAGCTTCACTGCGTTTGAAGAT CCTCTTCAATCTCTACAACCTTCTCGACCATCCGTATGCTCGCTTTCAAGTGTACATGAAAGCTCTAACACTGGCTGTTGATGGCAAGGTTACTGAGTACATAGTTTCTTCTTTTAAGAAGATTGATAACTTCTTGAAAGAGTGGAATATCGACATTAAACATCAGAGGGAACTCTTTCTTGCCATTGCTTATGTgctgagagaaaacaaaag CTTGGTGAAAGAATCCCTTACGTTCTTGACTAAGTATCTAGCGACTTTCTCTAATGAGGAGGCTCAGGGCCTAGATGAAGCTAAGGAGGAGGCTGTGCGTGCAGTTATCGAATTTGTCAAAGCTTCCAGTATTTTCCAG TGTGATTTATTGGACTTGCCAGCCGTAGCGCAGTTGGAAAAGGATGCTAAATATGCACCGGTTTACCAGCTTCTGAAGATCTTTCTTACACAGAGACTAAATGCCTACACAGAATTCCAAATTGCGAATTCGGATTTTCTGCAAAGCTATG GGCTTGTCGATGAAGATTGTCTTACGAAAATGAGATTGTTGTCACTAGTCGACTTGGCTTCTGATGAATCTGGCAAAATACCTTACGCTTCAATTAAAGACACGctagag gtaAACGAAGAGGAGGTCGAGTTATGGATTGTGAGGGCAATAACTGCGAAATTGATTGATTGTAAGATGGATCAGATGAACCAAGTTGTAATTGTCAG CCGCTGTTCCGAACGTGAATTTGGGACAAAGCAATGGCAATCTCTTCGAACAAAGCTTGCGACTTGGAGG GACAACATTTCAAACATCATAACTACAATCGAATCGAACAAGGTAACCGAGGAAGGTTCTcaggcatcatcatcatctgctgTAGCAATTCAAGGGTTGACTGTTCGTTGA